A window of Actinomadura rubteroloni contains these coding sequences:
- a CDS encoding S8 family serine peptidase translates to MRLVRGAAFLAAALALLPQVPASADGIRDRQYGFLRLIEADKAWRTTRGAGVTVAVVDSGVDPLHADLAGSVTTGPDMIKDADRGTKPKRLHGTGMASLIAGHGHGPGNGSGVIGLAPQAKILAIRVLAEPEDPGYARYRSTEADRNSVAQGIRYAADHGADVINLSLGRTGEAPAERAAIAYAINKGVVVVSAVGNDGDKLGGLDQDGFAPYSYPASYPGVIAVAATTEGRTRAEFSNRNYSALVAAPGEGLTIAGPGKAYFVSAGTSDASAVVSGIAALIRSEHRGLAPALVAQALVQSAQGGGRYTPDVGYGEVGAARALTAAARLAGSPPQTGKRAAERFGGPSGPVAIIDRPAWMKPLIVFVIVGGVGGAAAGVLIALTLFRRHPRPATAPFMTGPPPASPPGMAGPPPTMTDSLPGTASPRPLPPDPPETIVPPPPDTADSPPETPDRAGPPPDTAD, encoded by the coding sequence ATGCGTCTCGTCCGTGGCGCGGCATTCCTCGCCGCCGCTCTCGCCCTGCTGCCGCAGGTTCCCGCGTCCGCCGACGGGATCCGCGACCGGCAGTACGGCTTCCTGCGGCTCATCGAGGCGGACAAGGCGTGGCGGACGACGCGCGGCGCCGGAGTCACGGTGGCCGTCGTGGACAGCGGCGTCGATCCCTTGCACGCCGACCTCGCCGGGTCCGTCACCACCGGCCCCGACATGATCAAGGACGCCGACCGGGGAACGAAGCCCAAACGCCTGCACGGCACCGGCATGGCGTCCCTCATCGCGGGCCACGGGCACGGTCCTGGGAACGGGTCGGGCGTGATCGGGCTGGCGCCGCAGGCCAAGATCCTCGCGATCCGCGTCCTCGCCGAGCCGGAGGACCCCGGATACGCGCGCTACCGGTCGACGGAGGCGGACCGGAACTCGGTCGCGCAGGGCATCCGGTACGCCGCCGACCACGGCGCGGACGTGATCAACCTCTCGCTCGGCCGGACCGGCGAGGCCCCCGCCGAACGCGCCGCGATCGCCTACGCGATCAACAAGGGCGTCGTGGTCGTGTCGGCGGTCGGCAACGACGGCGACAAGCTCGGCGGCCTCGACCAGGACGGCTTCGCGCCCTACTCCTACCCGGCGTCCTACCCCGGCGTGATCGCGGTCGCGGCGACGACCGAGGGCCGGACGCGCGCCGAGTTCTCCAACCGCAACTACTCCGCGCTCGTCGCCGCGCCCGGCGAGGGCCTGACGATCGCGGGTCCGGGCAAGGCCTACTTCGTCAGCGCCGGGACGAGCGACGCGAGCGCCGTCGTGTCCGGCATCGCCGCCCTGATCCGCTCGGAGCACCGCGGGCTCGCGCCCGCGCTCGTCGCGCAGGCCCTCGTGCAGAGCGCGCAGGGCGGCGGACGCTACACGCCCGACGTCGGCTATGGCGAGGTGGGCGCCGCCCGCGCCCTGACCGCCGCCGCGCGCCTCGCGGGTTCCCCGCCCCAGACCGGCAAGCGGGCGGCCGAGCGCTTCGGCGGCCCGTCCGGCCCGGTGGCGATCATCGACCGTCCGGCCTGGATGAAACCGCTGATCGTCTTCGTGATCGTCGGGGGAGTGGGCGGCGCGGCGGCCGGAGTCCTGATCGCCTTGACGCTGTTCCGGCGTCACCCGCGTCCGGCCACAGCACCTTTCATGACGGGCCCACCCCCGGCTTCCCCACCTGGCATGGCCGGCCCTCCGCCGACCATGACGGATTCCCTGCCCGGCACAGCATCTCCGCGACCCCTGCCTCCGGACCCGCCGGAAACGATCGTCCCGCCGCCCCCGGACACAGCGGATTCCCCGCCGGAAACGCCGGACAGGGCAGGTCCTCCGCCGGACACGGCTGACTAA
- a CDS encoding MGMT family protein, translating into MDPDDYAEAVLDTVERIPPGKVMAYGDVAEMVGTGGPRQVGRVMAHFGGGVPWWRVLRADGSPPSGHEVRALEEYRVEGTPLRPDGRRVDMRRARWDGA; encoded by the coding sequence ATGGACCCCGATGACTACGCCGAGGCCGTGCTGGACACCGTGGAGCGCATCCCGCCCGGCAAGGTCATGGCGTACGGCGACGTCGCCGAGATGGTCGGGACCGGCGGGCCGCGGCAGGTCGGACGGGTCATGGCCCATTTCGGCGGCGGTGTTCCCTGGTGGCGGGTGCTGCGCGCCGACGGATCCCCGCCGTCGGGGCATGAGGTCCGCGCGTTGGAGGAATACCGCGTCGAGGGCACGCCGCTGCGTCCCGACGGCCGGCGCGTGGACATGCGCCGTGCCCGCTGGGACGGCGCATGA
- a CDS encoding S8 family serine peptidase, whose amino-acid sequence MESRRRGRAARGIGCAVAAVVLLVACVAGPVRADQVRNAMAPVLDALGVPRAWRLTRGAGVTVAVLDSGVDGAQADLAGSVTQGPDYTEGANPPGTLPRRVHGTNMASIIAGHGHGPGDADGVTGVAPEARLLSVRVILERDEPGFTVFTREPRFAGTIAAGIRYAVDHGADVLNLSLGRSYPTRAEREAVAYALAHGTVVVAAAGNNGEDTRTPGPSRPACAPSPVQPHSAARPSGSVRLSGAEEMERSGCSVRAATKFTYPASFPGVISVAAVDANGRHAGFSNRNSAVVVSAPGVRIIGAGPGGQYWVGDGTSPATAFVSGVAALIRARHPHLAPALVEQAITTGTQHRPKRGYDTGVGFGRVDAYAALVASDALAGHHGSDFGLPAGRHFAAGSSEPVMVVHRSTAVVVTTITTAALAALGMFAAIPILLRRRRETVWPED is encoded by the coding sequence ATGGAAAGCAGGCGCCGGGGACGGGCGGCGCGCGGCATCGGGTGCGCCGTCGCGGCGGTCGTGCTGCTCGTCGCATGCGTCGCGGGTCCGGTGCGCGCCGACCAGGTGCGCAACGCGATGGCACCCGTCCTCGACGCCCTCGGAGTACCGCGCGCCTGGCGGCTGACGAGGGGTGCGGGCGTGACGGTGGCCGTCCTCGACTCCGGTGTGGACGGCGCACAGGCCGACCTCGCAGGCTCCGTCACCCAAGGCCCCGACTACACCGAGGGCGCGAACCCGCCCGGCACCCTGCCGCGCCGCGTCCACGGCACGAACATGGCCTCGATCATCGCCGGGCACGGCCACGGCCCGGGCGACGCCGACGGCGTCACGGGCGTGGCCCCCGAGGCGCGGCTGCTCTCCGTCCGCGTGATCCTGGAGCGCGACGAGCCGGGCTTCACCGTCTTCACCCGCGAGCCGCGCTTCGCGGGCACGATCGCCGCGGGCATCCGCTACGCGGTGGACCACGGCGCGGACGTCCTGAACCTGTCGCTCGGCCGCTCCTACCCGACCCGCGCCGAACGCGAGGCCGTCGCCTACGCGCTCGCCCACGGAACGGTCGTGGTCGCCGCGGCGGGCAACAACGGCGAGGACACGCGCACGCCCGGCCCGTCCCGCCCCGCCTGCGCCCCCAGCCCCGTCCAGCCGCACAGCGCCGCGCGCCCGAGCGGTTCGGTGCGGCTGAGCGGGGCTGAGGAGATGGAGCGGTCGGGGTGCTCGGTGCGGGCGGCGACGAAGTTCACCTATCCGGCGTCCTTCCCCGGCGTCATCTCGGTGGCGGCCGTGGACGCGAACGGGCGGCACGCCGGCTTCTCCAACCGCAACTCGGCCGTCGTCGTCTCGGCGCCCGGCGTCCGGATCATCGGGGCGGGGCCGGGCGGGCAGTACTGGGTCGGCGACGGCACCAGTCCCGCCACCGCGTTCGTGTCGGGTGTGGCCGCCTTGATCCGTGCTCGGCACCCGCACCTCGCGCCCGCGCTGGTCGAGCAGGCGATCACGACCGGCACGCAGCACCGGCCGAAGCGCGGCTACGACACCGGCGTCGGGTTCGGACGGGTGGACGCGTACGCCGCGCTGGTTGCGTCCGACGCGTTGGCAGGCCATCACGGCTCCGACTTCGGCCTTCCCGCCGGTAGGCATTTCGCCGCCGGATCCTCGGAGCCCGTGATGGTCGTCCACCGCAGCACCGCCGTGGTCGTCACGACGATCACGACCGCCGCGCTGGCCGCGCTCGGCATGTTCGCCGCGATTCCGATTCTGCTTCGCCGACGCCGCGAGACGGTGTGGCCCGAGGACTGA